From one Candidatus Bathyarchaeota archaeon genomic stretch:
- a CDS encoding DMT family transporter, whose translation MYGEVLAVTAAILWAASMVSAAGTLKYVDPLCANTIKILFGALSMLPIALIMSWSGDLFNFDITGVLFVIAAAMIGIGMGDTYLLKSTTYIGMSRAYTIAYSYPIFTMFLATLFLGESFHYRHLIGSILIFLGVANALSARSMVVGDRRRVGFIYSMAASLSWALGTVLVTQGVKSVNIVLANTIRYPIVFLTLLPVMFSRGGRMGLNRRNLGLLVFSGILGMTLGGIIFLHSVQLIGASKAAPLSSSSPFWASILSSAFLKEKLTLRILASTILVLAGIFFLF comes from the coding sequence ATGTACGGTGAGGTATTGGCCGTTACCGCTGCAATTCTTTGGGCTGCCTCAATGGTCTCTGCGGCTGGCACACTCAAATATGTTGACCCTCTCTGCGCTAACACTATAAAGATACTATTCGGAGCTTTATCTATGTTGCCGATAGCGCTTATCATGTCTTGGTCAGGGGATCTATTCAACTTCGACATTACCGGAGTTCTCTTTGTCATTGCAGCTGCGATGATAGGTATTGGGATGGGAGATACATATTTGCTGAAGAGCACAACTTACATTGGAATGTCAAGGGCATATACAATAGCTTACTCATATCCTATTTTCACCATGTTCCTTGCAACTCTTTTTCTCGGCGAGTCTTTCCACTATCGACATTTGATAGGATCTATCCTAATATTTCTTGGAGTCGCGAATGCACTTTCTGCGAGGAGTATGGTGGTTGGAGATAGAAGGAGGGTTGGCTTCATATATTCCATGGCGGCTTCCTTATCGTGGGCTTTAGGTACGGTGCTGGTTACTCAGGGTGTGAAAAGTGTAAATATAGTATTAGCCAACACGATTCGTTATCCAATAGTCTTTCTGACATTACTTCCAGTAATGTTTTCCAGGGGTGGGAGAATGGGTTTGAACAGGAGGAATTTAGGGTTGCTAGTTTTCTCAGGGATATTGGGGATGACTCTTGGAGGCATAATATTTCTACATAGCGTCCAGTTGATAGGGGCCTCTAAGGCGGCTCCTTTAAGCTCATCATCCCCATTCTGGGCATCAATACTGTCGAGCGCATTCCTTAAGGAAAAGTTAACATTAAGAATTCTTGCCTCCACAATATTGGTCCTCGCCGGAATATTCTTCCTCTTTTAG
- a CDS encoding amino acid permease, whose protein sequence is MSHEEEHSLKRDVGWYGSFCMGYADVGADIYVALGLVAFYAAGASPVAFAIASITYICTGLAYAELASVYPYAGGAQIYAMKAFNDMVGFIAGWAVMLDYTIDMALFSLATAGYLSFFFPWIRSSTINIAFAGLNLTVNCLGLVAAILVSALILLNMIGIRESSFFNELLVSLDLIVEVLILILGFILAFSVGRFLNQVNIFGAPNILDNISYLWHGDFQFQNFIYGTTLAMTSFIGIESIAQAAEETRRPSRWIPRANKLSIVSVLIFALGLSAVSVGVMPWEELASAHDPMATLASNIPIVGAYLAPIVALTGFAICYVSTNTGVIGVSRVVFSMGKFGLLPKWFYKVHRRFMTPYRTILVFGLIGVVMALMGELHLVADLYNFGALLSYMIVNLSLIVLRNTEPEAYRAWKVPGDVRVRLGGRMLTLPMISLVGAVTCFAIWLLVISYHPAGRVLGTLWVLVGLVVFYIFRRSVHVPILSNETGKTIHPSGYVMNALVLVRTPEDEETVVRSIKESVDKRFRLTLFNIIDPAELGVSIHRRADYEQLRLSQEESFEELKSIAEKLRSEGYVCEARVEIGSSKTILTRELESDRNDAVVLIKRRTMRGDIEREREDAIQAIISKYPGKIMVARRIVD, encoded by the coding sequence TTGTCTCATGAAGAGGAGCATTCGCTGAAGAGGGACGTTGGATGGTACGGTTCCTTTTGCATGGGTTACGCCGATGTTGGGGCAGACATATATGTTGCCTTAGGTCTTGTAGCATTCTACGCCGCCGGTGCCTCACCAGTAGCCTTCGCAATAGCTTCAATCACATATATTTGCACAGGACTTGCCTACGCTGAACTTGCCTCAGTCTACCCATATGCTGGAGGAGCCCAAATCTATGCGATGAAGGCTTTCAACGACATGGTTGGTTTCATAGCGGGTTGGGCTGTCATGCTCGACTATACAATAGACATGGCTCTCTTCTCCCTGGCCACCGCGGGTTACTTGAGCTTCTTCTTTCCGTGGATAAGGTCATCAACTATCAACATAGCCTTCGCAGGTCTTAATCTCACTGTAAACTGTTTAGGATTGGTAGCCGCCATTCTCGTTTCAGCCCTTATCCTTCTGAACATGATAGGTATAAGGGAGTCGTCCTTCTTCAACGAGTTGCTGGTCTCACTAGACTTGATCGTTGAGGTGTTGATTCTTATTCTGGGTTTCATACTCGCCTTCTCAGTAGGCCGATTCCTGAATCAAGTGAACATCTTCGGAGCGCCAAACATTCTCGACAACATATCATACCTCTGGCATGGTGACTTTCAATTTCAAAACTTCATCTACGGCACCACATTAGCGATGACATCTTTCATAGGTATAGAGTCTATCGCCCAAGCCGCTGAAGAGACGAGGAGGCCTTCACGCTGGATACCTAGGGCAAATAAACTTTCAATAGTCTCGGTGTTAATATTTGCGTTAGGTCTCTCAGCAGTAAGTGTCGGGGTTATGCCTTGGGAGGAGTTGGCTTCGGCCCATGACCCTATGGCCACCCTTGCAAGCAACATTCCAATCGTAGGCGCATACCTAGCTCCTATAGTTGCTCTAACCGGATTTGCAATATGCTACGTCTCAACAAATACCGGTGTGATAGGGGTTTCTAGAGTAGTTTTTTCAATGGGTAAGTTTGGACTCTTACCAAAATGGTTCTACAAAGTTCATAGGAGATTCATGACACCATACAGAACCATCCTTGTCTTCGGTTTAATAGGGGTAGTAATGGCTCTCATGGGTGAGCTACATCTGGTGGCAGACCTATACAATTTCGGAGCACTACTATCCTACATGATCGTCAACTTATCGTTGATAGTCCTCAGAAATACTGAACCTGAAGCCTACAGGGCATGGAAGGTTCCAGGAGATGTCAGAGTCAGACTTGGAGGAAGAATGTTGACATTACCTATGATAAGCTTGGTAGGCGCAGTAACATGCTTTGCCATATGGCTGCTCGTCATCAGTTATCACCCGGCAGGCAGAGTTCTTGGAACCTTATGGGTCTTGGTGGGGCTTGTCGTATTCTATATCTTCAGGAGAAGCGTCCATGTGCCCATCCTCTCCAATGAGACAGGCAAGACTATACATCCGTCAGGATATGTCATGAATGCGTTGGTCTTGGTCAGGACGCCTGAAGATGAAGAAACCGTGGTCAGATCTATCAAGGAGTCTGTTGACAAGAGGTTCAGGTTGACCCTGTTCAACATAATCGATCCAGCAGAGCTCGGAGTCTCAATCCATAGGAGGGCTGACTATGAGCAGTTGAGGCTAAGCCAGGAGGAGTCTTTCGAGGAACTCAAGTCTATAGCTGAGAAGCTAAGGTCAGAAGGATACGTATGTGAGGCGAGAGTGGAGATAGGTTCATCCAAAACTATCCTTACGAGGGAGCTTGAATCCGATAGAAACGACGCCGTCGTATTAATAAAGAGGAGAACCATGAGAGGCGACATTGAGAGGGAGAGGGAGGACGCTATCCAAGCAATAATATCCAAATACCCGGGAAAGATAATGGTTGCGAGGAGGATAGTTGATTGA
- a CDS encoding Lrp/AsnC ligand binding domain-containing protein encodes MVILNIFTETRKLDKVAEDLANLPEIIDVYEVTGEYDIFALAGVDDIVSVRNLLKNKILKIDGIRSTVTSVILHTIKKDGKRVYE; translated from the coding sequence ATGGTGATACTAAACATTTTTACTGAGACAAGGAAGTTGGATAAGGTTGCTGAAGACCTAGCCAACCTACCTGAGATAATAGATGTCTATGAGGTTACAGGTGAATACGATATATTTGCACTGGCTGGGGTTGACGACATAGTCTCGGTCAGAAACCTTCTGAAAAACAAGATATTGAAGATAGACGGAATAAGGAGCACAGTGACCTCTGTGATACTACACACCATAAAGAAGGATGGTAAACGGGTGTATGAGTGA
- a CDS encoding universal stress protein, protein MSEESGKGERLNKILIPIADFYDEEKITHGLQVLSVFKNPLIVLLHIIEVPSRTQPLNTHPYEKQISEHRKRVEAIAEWLRKQDYEVKVKIALARSVVEGIVTEANTGKYDAVLMLKRRVKKGYLRIFQKSISEAVIRSVEPVVLISLVDLT, encoded by the coding sequence ATGAGTGAGGAGTCAGGTAAAGGTGAAAGGTTGAATAAGATATTGATCCCGATTGCAGACTTCTACGATGAGGAGAAGATAACCCATGGATTACAGGTCCTCTCGGTCTTCAAGAATCCACTCATAGTCCTACTCCACATAATAGAGGTTCCAAGCAGAACACAACCCCTAAACACACATCCATATGAGAAGCAGATATCCGAACATAGGAAAAGAGTAGAGGCTATTGCTGAGTGGCTGAGAAAGCAAGACTATGAAGTCAAGGTGAAGATTGCCCTTGCAAGGAGTGTAGTTGAAGGGATCGTAACGGAGGCAAACACTGGAAAGTATGATGCTGTGTTGATGTTGAAGAGAAGGGTGAAGAAGGGTTACCTGAGAATATTTCAGAAGAGCATAAGTGAGGCGGTGATAAGGTCTGTTGAACCGGTTGTCTTGATAAGTCTCGTCGACCTTACATAG
- a CDS encoding DNA double-strand break repair nuclease NurA, giving the protein DDMARSIAARKYSSEHVAYSAWSPVTERLLARLRNSLERWMQEIACSRIGDGIVLLDGSLTAGTPDNPAFYVEAILRKARKNGNRVMAFSKETRLCYSGRKITRLLEGIGIPCILDIDRLIVPQFPSSPVRLMGRVYLAKLGWRSFPFRVDIDRQLSEEKSVDTFSLLMGSDLVEQGYPETLRLAHILSTFTANEVLAIQRYLSIEYGLKIMPRLSLRRSLFGPFGTCKEAS; this is encoded by the coding sequence ACGATGATATGGCTAGATCCATAGCCGCAAGGAAATACTCAAGCGAACATGTCGCCTACTCCGCATGGTCGCCTGTGACTGAGCGTCTCCTGGCCAGATTGAGAAATAGTCTCGAACGTTGGATGCAGGAGATTGCGTGTTCAAGAATAGGCGACGGCATAGTGTTGCTCGACGGGTCTCTCACAGCTGGAACACCGGACAATCCAGCATTCTATGTTGAAGCCATCCTGAGGAAGGCTAGGAAGAACGGTAATAGGGTCATGGCCTTCTCGAAGGAGACCCGTCTATGTTACTCTGGGAGGAAGATAACGAGGCTTCTGGAAGGGATAGGCATTCCATGCATCCTAGACATTGACAGGTTGATAGTTCCACAATTCCCATCGTCCCCAGTCAGATTGATGGGGCGAGTATACTTGGCCAAGTTAGGATGGAGGAGCTTCCCATTCAGAGTCGACATTGATAGGCAACTATCAGAGGAGAAATCGGTAGACACATTCAGCCTCCTTATGGGTTCAGACCTTGTCGAGCAAGGATACCCTGAAACATTACGTCTAGCCCACATCCTATCAACATTCACAGCCAATGAGGTACTGGCGATTCAGAGGTACCTCTCGATTGAGTATGGCCTCAAAATTATGCCTAGGCTTAGTCTTAGAAGGTCACTTTTCGGCCCATTCGGAACATGCAAGGAGGCCTCTTGA
- a CDS encoding cobalamin-dependent protein (Presence of a B(12) (cobalamin)-binding domain implies dependence on cobalamin itself, in one of its several forms, or in some unusual lineages, dependence on a cobalamin-like analog.): MVRESGKIRVLLSKVGVDVHDRGLKVVASALRDAGMEVIYLGASRFQDEIVKAAEEEDVDIIGISSMEGMHHVKIPELMRELRRRGIHAPVVCGGIIPLNEAKELKEQHGVSEVFPPGSSLREIVEYFKKCAGSKTSSIPNQKLEQLK; the protein is encoded by the coding sequence ATAGTGCGAGAGAGTGGAAAGATCAGAGTCCTACTCTCAAAGGTTGGAGTGGACGTCCATGACAGGGGATTGAAGGTTGTAGCCTCAGCCCTCAGAGATGCAGGCATGGAAGTAATTTACCTAGGCGCATCCAGATTCCAAGATGAAATAGTCAAAGCCGCGGAGGAGGAAGATGTCGACATAATAGGTATTAGCTCAATGGAAGGAATGCACCATGTAAAGATCCCTGAGTTGATGAGGGAACTCAGAAGAAGGGGAATACACGCCCCCGTAGTATGCGGTGGAATAATCCCGTTAAACGAAGCTAAGGAGCTGAAGGAGCAGCATGGGGTCAGCGAAGTCTTCCCACCAGGTTCGTCCCTGAGAGAAATAGTTGAATACTTCAAGAAGTGTGCAGGCTCGAAAACATCCTCGATACCAAACCAGAAGCTTGAACAGTTAAAATGA
- a CDS encoding methylmalonyl-CoA mutase: MSEETKLENIRKGEEEWKKAYEEWIEETKIKDRAPKTTPSGIPLKPIYTPLDLKDFNYMEKLGFPGIYPFTRGIYPTMYRGRPWTIRLLSGYGTGEDANARFKFLVKEGETGLNLALDSPTIYGYDADDPRVRGEVGQGGASISSLEAIERIFDGLPIERLSTSLVTHFLGLPTFAMYVAMAERRGIPLKELRGTTQNDPLWLFHVGNPPLPLKPSVKLAVDLLEFCLEHMPKWYGINVSGYHIREAGSNAVQEAAFTLADATVFLDEALSRGWDIDEVAPQVSFFMNAHNNLFEEVAKFRAMRRVWAKIVKEKYHAKNPRSMIFKFHTQTAGSALTAQDPLNNVIRATIHSLAAVMGGTQSLHTDSYDEALGLPTEKAARLALRTQHIILHESGVPNVIDPLGGSYYVEWLTDKIEEEIWRYFDRIEAAGGMLAYTEAGIPRREISQTSYKTQLAIERGEIPIVGVNIFRSNIENIEICRVKLEQENTEIEALRKVKRMRDQKKVEEALKEFREACLRGVNVTPYAVKAAKVYVTNGEMYQVFREVYGEGPHLE, encoded by the coding sequence ATGTCTGAGGAGACTAAGCTCGAGAATATTAGGAAGGGAGAGGAAGAGTGGAAGAAAGCCTATGAGGAGTGGATTGAGGAGACGAAGATCAAGGATAGGGCCCCGAAGACAACCCCATCTGGAATACCGCTCAAGCCGATATATACTCCACTCGACCTTAAGGACTTCAACTACATGGAGAAATTGGGTTTCCCAGGGATCTACCCATTCACCAGGGGCATATACCCCACAATGTACAGGGGTAGACCTTGGACGATAAGGTTGCTGAGCGGTTACGGAACAGGTGAGGATGCAAATGCAAGATTCAAATTCCTAGTGAAGGAGGGTGAGACAGGCCTGAACCTCGCCCTAGACTCACCAACAATCTACGGCTATGATGCAGACGATCCAAGGGTCAGAGGTGAGGTGGGCCAAGGCGGAGCATCCATATCCTCCTTAGAAGCCATAGAGAGGATCTTTGACGGTCTACCAATAGAGAGACTCTCAACATCCCTTGTAACTCACTTTCTAGGCCTCCCAACCTTCGCGATGTATGTAGCCATGGCTGAGAGGAGAGGAATACCTTTAAAGGAGCTCAGGGGCACAACCCAGAACGACCCATTGTGGCTCTTCCATGTAGGCAACCCACCCTTACCCCTCAAACCGTCAGTGAAACTGGCTGTAGACCTGCTTGAATTCTGTCTTGAACACATGCCGAAATGGTATGGGATCAATGTGAGTGGATACCATATCAGAGAGGCAGGTTCAAACGCTGTACAAGAGGCAGCGTTCACCCTAGCCGACGCAACAGTCTTTTTGGATGAAGCTCTGAGCAGGGGCTGGGATATAGATGAAGTTGCTCCACAAGTATCATTCTTCATGAACGCCCACAATAACCTCTTCGAAGAGGTTGCGAAGTTCAGAGCGATGAGAAGGGTTTGGGCAAAGATTGTGAAAGAGAAATATCACGCTAAGAATCCCCGGTCGATGATCTTCAAATTCCACACACAAACCGCAGGATCAGCCCTTACAGCCCAGGACCCCCTGAACAATGTCATCAGAGCAACAATCCACAGCCTAGCAGCCGTAATGGGTGGAACCCAATCATTACATACAGACTCGTATGATGAGGCCCTTGGTCTGCCTACAGAGAAGGCGGCGAGGCTTGCCCTTAGAACCCAACATATCATACTGCATGAGAGCGGTGTCCCAAACGTTATAGACCCTCTCGGAGGCTCATACTACGTCGAATGGTTAACAGACAAGATTGAGGAGGAGATCTGGCGTTACTTCGACAGAATAGAGGCGGCTGGTGGGATGCTTGCATATACGGAGGCTGGGATACCTAGAAGGGAGATATCTCAGACAAGCTACAAGACGCAGCTTGCAATCGAACGTGGAGAGATACCGATAGTTGGAGTCAACATATTCAGAAGCAACATTGAAAATATTGAGATATGTAGAGTGAAGCTTGAGCAGGAGAATACTGAGATAGAGGCCCTGAGAAAGGTGAAGAGGATGAGGGACCAAAAGAAGGTTGAGGAAGCCCTCAAAGAATTCAGGGAAGCCTGCTTAAGAGGAGTAAACGTAACACCCTACGCTGTAAAGGCAGCGAAGGTTTACGTCACGAATGGTGAGATGTACCAGGTCTTCAGAGAGGTATATGGTGAAGGCCCACACCTGGAGTAG
- a CDS encoding ATP-binding cassette domain-containing protein — translation MEYAIETFNLTKRFKNITAVDQVNIKIRKGEIFGLLGPNGAGKTTTISMLCTILKPTEGTATVNGYDILREPDDVRRSIGIVFQQPSVDDILTGRENLYLHALWYGVPKSIREKRIDEVLKLVGLESRQHSLVKTYSGGMRRRLEIARGLLHLPKVLFLDEPTLGLDPQTRENIWEYVEGMPKKHDVTIVLTTHYMDEAERLCDRIAIIDQGRIIVSDTPERLKENVGGDLVCLKMENPDPERFKGIFGVTKIEKMGDRVIITLRNSSENLKALLDAAGRVESVEIRPSSLNDVFLSYTGKEIRQESGEGGIAQRIMRERATR, via the coding sequence TTGGAATATGCAATAGAGACATTCAATCTTACAAAGAGGTTCAAGAACATAACTGCAGTCGACCAAGTCAACATAAAGATCAGGAAGGGGGAAATATTTGGCTTACTAGGGCCGAACGGCGCGGGCAAGACGACGACGATATCGATGCTATGCACAATCCTGAAGCCTACGGAAGGAACCGCCACTGTGAACGGGTATGACATACTCAGAGAACCTGATGACGTCAGGAGATCTATTGGAATAGTCTTCCAGCAACCAAGCGTCGACGACATTCTGACAGGGAGGGAGAACCTATACCTCCACGCATTATGGTACGGCGTCCCAAAAAGTATTCGTGAAAAGAGGATAGATGAGGTTTTGAAGCTGGTAGGTTTAGAGTCGAGGCAACATAGTCTAGTGAAGACATATTCGGGAGGTATGAGGAGGAGACTGGAGATCGCTAGGGGGCTCCTCCACCTTCCAAAGGTACTGTTTCTGGATGAACCTACATTAGGTTTGGACCCCCAGACACGTGAGAACATATGGGAGTATGTTGAAGGCATGCCAAAGAAACATGATGTAACCATAGTCTTGACAACCCATTACATGGATGAAGCTGAGAGGCTCTGTGATAGAATTGCAATAATAGATCAGGGAAGAATCATAGTTTCAGATACTCCCGAAAGGTTGAAGGAGAATGTTGGAGGAGACCTAGTCTGCCTCAAAATGGAAAATCCAGACCCTGAAAGATTCAAGGGAATATTTGGAGTTACAAAGATAGAGAAGATGGGAGACAGAGTTATCATAACGTTGAGAAACTCGAGTGAAAACCTCAAGGCCCTTCTCGATGCGGCTGGGAGGGTTGAGAGCGTCGAGATAAGACCGTCAAGCCTCAACGATGTCTTCCTAAGCTACACTGGAAAGGAGATAAGGCAGGAGTCTGGTGAGGGTGGAATCGCCCAGAGAATAATGAGGGAGAGGGCTACTAGATGA
- a CDS encoding PaaI family thioesterase: MEIKDYLCKVRVPSQTVNPLFNYLGVVVEEINSERARLRLPVRHGFIQGAGIVAGGVLATIADEAMAHVVLANLDEGESTTTIEMNMRYLRSIKEGEIYTVARIVRKGRHIVTAEADILDGENRLLAKAGASFMILR; the protein is encoded by the coding sequence ATGGAGATCAAAGATTATCTCTGCAAAGTCAGGGTGCCAAGCCAGACGGTTAACCCCCTCTTCAATTATCTCGGAGTCGTTGTGGAGGAGATAAATTCTGAGAGAGCTAGACTAAGATTACCTGTTAGGCACGGGTTCATTCAAGGAGCTGGCATAGTTGCAGGCGGCGTATTGGCCACCATCGCGGATGAGGCGATGGCACATGTAGTCTTAGCCAATCTTGATGAGGGAGAATCGACCACAACAATCGAGATGAATATGCGATACTTGAGGTCTATCAAGGAGGGTGAGATCTATACGGTTGCAAGGATTGTTAGGAAGGGTCGACACATAGTGACAGCTGAGGCTGATATTCTCGATGGTGAGAACAGGCTTCTCGCTAAGGCAGGGGCATCATTCATGATCCTCAGATAA
- a CDS encoding ABC transporter permease gives MSWMEGVYALWLREVKVFMRERSRIVTSIFTPMLWIFVFGGGLGSTVEVKGLNYQVYIYPGILAMSVLFSSVFFGVYIVWDRKIDILKEVLVAPLSRRTIFIGKVLGGCTDSMIQACVMLLMSLGIGLYLSPAAFLLALSILFLLALSLVSMGLIIGSLMESPEGFNMIVSFLVFPLFFFSGALFPLENLPLWLSTVTYIDPVTYGVDALRTVIIGVSQFPLYIDILVLSGFAASMFTIGTEAFQHMR, from the coding sequence ATGAGTTGGATGGAAGGCGTCTACGCCCTATGGCTTAGGGAGGTCAAAGTTTTCATGAGGGAGCGGTCACGAATAGTCACATCAATATTCACACCGATGTTGTGGATATTCGTATTTGGAGGAGGTTTAGGATCAACCGTGGAGGTCAAAGGTCTGAACTATCAAGTTTACATTTATCCAGGTATCTTGGCTATGAGTGTACTCTTCAGCTCAGTGTTCTTCGGCGTATACATAGTCTGGGATAGGAAGATAGACATATTGAAGGAGGTCTTGGTAGCCCCATTATCTAGAAGAACAATCTTCATAGGCAAGGTTCTTGGTGGATGTACAGACTCTATGATTCAAGCCTGCGTCATGTTACTGATGAGTCTGGGAATTGGGCTTTACCTCTCTCCAGCAGCCTTCCTGCTTGCCCTCTCAATACTATTCCTTCTAGCCCTGAGCTTGGTGAGTATGGGTCTCATAATAGGCTCATTGATGGAGAGCCCTGAAGGATTCAACATGATAGTCAGCTTCCTAGTCTTTCCACTCTTCTTCTTCAGTGGCGCACTATTCCCTCTAGAGAACCTTCCACTCTGGCTTTCGACAGTAACATACATTGACCCTGTAACCTACGGCGTCGACGCCTTGAGAACAGTAATCATTGGAGTATCACAATTTCCACTCTACATAGACATACTCGTCCTTTCAGGATTTGCTGCATCAATGTTCACGATTGGAACAGAGGCTTTCCAACATATGAGGTGA
- the meaB gene encoding methylmalonyl Co-A mutase-associated GTPase MeaB has translation MVEEVSSLVDKLLKGDRAAAARLISIVEGGGRAAAAVMRSIRRHPSRAYVIGVTGPFGVGKSTLLDAIVKLYRLRGLKIGVVAVDPSSRVSGGALLGDRIRLISNIGDEGVFFRSLSNRGNLGGLSKCTGDVVRILDAYGSDLIVLETVGAGQSDVEVARLAHTTIVVLTPAVGDEIQLMKSGLIEIADIFVVNKADLPGADLMEEMLRLSMPKNGWIRPVIKTIAKVGVGVQEVVESIDKHREYVESKRSSRGS, from the coding sequence ATGGTTGAAGAAGTATCCAGTTTGGTAGATAAGCTGTTGAAGGGAGACCGGGCTGCTGCAGCTAGATTGATCAGCATAGTTGAGGGTGGGGGTAGGGCAGCTGCAGCTGTTATGAGAAGTATAAGACGCCATCCAAGCCGTGCATATGTTATTGGTGTGACCGGCCCCTTCGGTGTAGGCAAGAGCACCTTGCTAGACGCCATTGTCAAGCTGTATAGGCTGCGTGGGTTGAAGATTGGGGTGGTTGCAGTGGACCCTTCTAGCAGGGTCTCTGGAGGCGCCTTGCTAGGGGACAGGATCAGGTTGATAAGCAATATAGGCGATGAGGGGGTCTTCTTCAGGAGCCTCTCGAATAGGGGAAACTTAGGTGGGCTCTCAAAATGCACCGGAGACGTCGTTAGAATACTTGACGCTTACGGTAGTGATCTGATTGTTCTTGAGACTGTTGGTGCCGGTCAATCTGATGTTGAGGTTGCTAGGCTCGCACATACAACGATAGTCGTCTTAACACCTGCCGTTGGTGATGAGATACAGTTAATGAAGAGTGGTTTGATCGAGATAGCTGACATATTCGTCGTCAATAAGGCTGATCTTCCTGGCGCAGATCTTATGGAGGAGATGCTGAGGTTGAGTATGCCTAAGAATGGTTGGATACGTCCAGTCATCAAGACAATTGCGAAGGTGGGGGTGGGTGTTCAAGAGGTCGTTGAATCGATTGATAAACACAGGGAGTATGTTGAGTCTAAAAGGTCATCTAGAGGATCTTAA